From a single Methanomassiliicoccales archaeon genomic region:
- a CDS encoding universal stress protein, producing MEGQKLRLLVAVDGSVHGEKALRKAALLALAAPAYEIAVVFVVEVREYASLMAEVTTKEMEVQGSKVLQESLEILVSEGVQATPHMLHGPPVSKILEFAEEFRPDMIVTGSRGMGATKGTLIGSVSASLSKRANTSVLIVR from the coding sequence ATGGAAGGACAGAAGCTGAGATTACTGGTGGCGGTGGACGGATCGGTCCACGGGGAAAAAGCGTTGCGGAAGGCGGCCTTGCTGGCGCTGGCCGCTCCGGCCTACGAGATCGCCGTCGTTTTCGTCGTGGAGGTCCGGGAGTACGCTTCATTGATGGCCGAGGTCACCACCAAGGAGATGGAGGTCCAGGGGAGCAAGGTCCTGCAGGAATCGCTGGAGATACTGGTCTCGGAAGGGGTCCAGGCGACCCCGCATATGCTGCACGGACCGCCGGTGAGCAAGATACTGGAGTTCGCCGAGGAGTTCCGTCCCGATATGATCGTCACCGGCAGCCGAGGCATGGGCGCCACCAAGGGAACGCTCATCGGCAGCGTGTCGGCCTCACTTTCCAAGAGGGCCAACACCTCGGTGCTCATCGTTAGGTGA
- a CDS encoding cation:proton antiporter: MNDLLTLALLLFLAVTAQMVAARFGLSAAIFEILLGLAIGEVLGIRSSEIPWFAFLAVLAGIGLTFLAGTEMEIQRVKAQWRSSLPLALASFLSVFLILPPLLHLFAGWSWDSSLLAGVALSETSVAIVYVVLVEGGKARTEVGSLVLAACFLTNLLASVALAVLFAPPGNEVLILVLVSLLVIPLSARYLGRALDRFKGRPGEPEVKIMLLPLLLLGGLASLAGVAAVLPAYLLGFACSSTLAKRQEAWSKVRTVFLGFMVSLFFIAAGSNVSMEALYAGIGIILLLSLARICLKVAAVLPVTFLTIRKDHAYVSLLMATSLTFGLVFLQFGADQGLIDQAQFSILVGTIIIGALAPTLVAQRWFDPWKDRS, translated from the coding sequence TTGAACGATCTGCTGACCTTAGCGCTATTGTTGTTCCTGGCGGTCACGGCCCAAATGGTGGCGGCGCGCTTCGGCCTTTCCGCGGCCATCTTCGAGATACTGCTGGGGCTGGCCATCGGCGAGGTCCTGGGCATAAGATCGTCGGAGATCCCCTGGTTCGCCTTCCTGGCGGTGCTGGCCGGTATCGGCCTGACCTTCCTGGCAGGAACGGAGATGGAGATCCAGAGGGTGAAGGCGCAATGGAGGAGCAGCCTCCCCCTGGCCCTGGCATCCTTCCTATCCGTGTTTTTAATATTGCCGCCGTTGCTGCACCTCTTCGCCGGATGGTCCTGGGATTCGTCATTGCTCGCGGGCGTCGCTCTCTCGGAAACATCGGTCGCCATCGTCTACGTGGTCCTGGTGGAAGGGGGGAAGGCCCGGACGGAGGTGGGATCGCTGGTGCTTGCCGCGTGCTTCCTGACCAATCTGCTGGCCTCCGTCGCCCTGGCGGTGCTCTTCGCCCCGCCGGGCAACGAGGTGCTGATATTGGTCCTCGTTTCCCTGCTGGTCATCCCGCTGAGCGCTAGATATCTCGGGCGAGCGCTGGACCGTTTCAAAGGCCGCCCCGGCGAACCGGAGGTGAAGATCATGCTGCTGCCGTTGCTGTTGCTTGGCGGTCTAGCTTCCCTCGCCGGCGTCGCCGCGGTGCTCCCCGCCTACCTTTTGGGATTCGCCTGCTCCTCCACCTTGGCCAAGCGGCAGGAGGCCTGGTCCAAGGTCCGCACGGTGTTCCTGGGTTTCATGGTCTCCCTGTTCTTCATCGCCGCCGGTTCCAACGTTTCCATGGAGGCCCTGTACGCCGGCATAGGCATCATACTGCTGCTTTCCCTGGCCCGCATATGCTTGAAGGTGGCCGCGGTGCTGCCGGTGACCTTTCTGACCATCAGGAAGGACCATGCCTACGTCTCCCTGCTAATGGCCACCTCGCTCACGTTCGGACTCGTTTTCCTGCAGTTCGGCGCCGATCAGGGATTGATCGATCAAGCGCAATTCTCAATATTGGTGGGAACAATCATCATAGGGGCATTGGCGCCTACGTTAGTTGCACAAAGGTGGTTCGACCCATGGAAGGACAGAAGCTGA
- a CDS encoding hydrogenase maturation protease, with amino-acid sequence MFRRSHQLKEHTRELEDELRTWLGDATSVVVAGVGNAIRLDDYIGVRVVEDLHGKVSEKVHLIECETVPESFVDEIIEVCPSHVLLVDAAVLGLRPGTAHLYDAEEVMNVSTISTHTLPLRVFCEYVVKLTGARIALLLIEPKDTDFGEGLTPEIEAAASRVEAALQDHLP; translated from the coding sequence ATGTTCAGGCGGTCGCACCAATTGAAAGAGCACACCCGGGAATTGGAAGATGAACTGCGGACCTGGCTGGGGGACGCGACCAGCGTCGTCGTGGCCGGAGTGGGGAACGCCATCCGCCTGGACGATTATATCGGGGTAAGAGTGGTGGAGGACCTGCACGGCAAGGTGTCGGAGAAGGTGCATCTCATCGAGTGCGAGACGGTACCGGAGAGCTTCGTGGACGAGATCATCGAGGTCTGTCCCTCCCACGTGCTGCTCGTCGACGCCGCCGTTCTGGGATTGAGACCGGGGACGGCCCACCTGTACGACGCCGAGGAAGTGATGAACGTCTCTACCATCTCCACGCACACTCTGCCGCTGAGGGTGTTCTGCGAGTATGTCGTGAAGCTGACGGGAGCGAGGATCGCCCTGCTGCTCATCGAACCGAAGGACACGGACTTCGGCGAGGGACTGACCCCTGAGATCGAAGCGGCCGCGTCCAGGGTAGAGGCCGCCCTTCAGGACCATCTGCCTTGA
- a CDS encoding amidohydrolase family protein — protein MRYVSGLVLGQNGFFPGHVGFEGGTIMEVGRGERPDAEAKGLIVPTFVNAHTHIADYLVPVDPSLSLEELVAPPDGLKHRCLNNASSEELIGSMREMKNFMARRGVSHFLDFREGGLEGTQCLRQLDGEGAKAIIMGRPKMMEFCRQGVRNLLKVADGVAVSSISDWEYDELQKLSKEVRSQGKPFAIHVSERVREDIDDVLDLKPSYLVHMVEATAGDMEAVAQENVPVVVCPRSNLYFGKIPPLRALIESGVTLALGTDNAMICLPDMLTEMEQTARTLRSQGMNGIKETLEMALNGRKLLNGQEALSIEPGARCELMVLRHRGGDPITDLVLRSASDALELVCIEDTIWR, from the coding sequence ATGCGTTACGTCTCAGGCCTAGTGCTCGGCCAGAACGGCTTTTTCCCCGGGCACGTGGGCTTTGAGGGCGGCACCATAATGGAAGTGGGGCGGGGGGAACGCCCCGACGCCGAGGCCAAGGGCCTCATCGTTCCGACGTTCGTGAACGCACATACTCACATCGCCGATTACCTGGTGCCGGTGGACCCGTCGCTCTCGTTGGAGGAGCTGGTGGCCCCGCCCGACGGGTTGAAGCACCGCTGCCTGAACAACGCCTCCTCTGAGGAGCTCATCGGCTCCATGCGGGAGATGAAGAACTTCATGGCGAGAAGAGGCGTCTCCCATTTCCTGGATTTCCGGGAGGGCGGCCTCGAAGGAACGCAATGCCTGCGTCAATTGGACGGCGAAGGGGCCAAGGCGATCATCATGGGGCGGCCGAAGATGATGGAGTTCTGCCGCCAGGGCGTCCGCAACCTGCTGAAGGTGGCGGACGGGGTGGCCGTCTCCTCCATATCCGACTGGGAGTACGACGAGCTGCAGAAACTGTCCAAAGAGGTCCGTTCACAGGGGAAGCCGTTCGCCATCCACGTGAGCGAAAGGGTCCGCGAGGACATCGATGACGTACTGGACCTCAAGCCCTCGTACCTGGTGCACATGGTGGAGGCGACCGCTGGCGACATGGAGGCGGTGGCGCAGGAGAACGTCCCGGTGGTGGTGTGTCCCCGCTCCAACCTGTACTTCGGAAAGATACCTCCGCTCAGAGCGTTGATCGAGAGCGGCGTCACACTGGCCTTGGGCACTGACAACGCCATGATATGCCTGCCGGACATGCTGACGGAGATGGAGCAAACTGCCCGGACACTACGTTCCCAGGGCATGAACGGCATCAAGGAGACGCTGGAAATGGCCTTGAACGGAAGAAAATTATTAAATGGCCAGGAAGCGTTAAGTATAGAACCGGGAGCACGGTGTGAGCTAATGGTGCTCAGGCACAGGGGTGGGGACCCGATAACCGACCTTGTTCTGAGAAGCGCATCGGACGCACTTGAGCTCGTATGCATTGAAGATACTATTTGGAGATGA
- a CDS encoding universal stress protein yields MVLFKKILIPTDGSDYTKAAVTKGLELAKVMGAEVTALYVVDQTSFINFPMDSTIVSVYTLLEREGAEAMEYVRKEAENMGVKLNTRVEEGSPSRKIVDLSHDHDLVVMGTLGRTGFSKLLLGSVAERVVRFAECPVLVIRSQGEEN; encoded by the coding sequence ATGGTCCTGTTCAAGAAGATACTGATACCCACAGACGGGAGCGATTACACCAAGGCGGCCGTCACGAAAGGGTTGGAATTGGCAAAGGTCATGGGGGCGGAGGTGACCGCTCTCTACGTGGTGGACCAGACATCGTTCATCAACTTTCCCATGGATTCCACCATCGTCAGCGTCTACACGCTGTTGGAGAGGGAAGGCGCGGAAGCTATGGAATACGTGAGAAAGGAGGCGGAGAACATGGGTGTCAAGTTGAACACCCGTGTCGAGGAAGGCTCCCCGTCCCGTAAGATAGTGGACCTGTCTCACGATCACGACCTGGTGGTCATGGGCACCCTGGGTCGGACCGGGTTCTCAAAATTGCTGTTGGGCAGCGTCGCCGAGCGCGTGGTGCGTTTCGCCGAATGTCCTGTGCTTGTGATCAGGTCCCAGGGGGAGGAAAACTAA
- a CDS encoding CBS domain-containing protein encodes MANVGDVMTSNPIVAQVPGSRQEVLKIMVQHNLTGLPVVRRADGSLAGMITRQDIFDHADEDQAAMIMQREHLSISPKDSVEDAARLLVEGGIRHLPVVEDNRLVGILTPTDLLCIVEKRGIDAPVESVIRSPCVPIFMETPLAAAAVILKVSKSTALPVLDDQGRLTGIITDRDIFNKSYIEGATVISDMGMAEDEDQWSWEGLRNVMKLWYEVSKIELPGMPIKEIMVKDPTTVFKKTAISEAARIMRKNDFGQLPVRDTKDCLLAMIYDHDIISVLIKE; translated from the coding sequence ATGGCCAACGTAGGGGACGTGATGACGTCCAATCCCATAGTCGCCCAGGTGCCCGGTTCACGCCAGGAGGTGCTGAAGATCATGGTGCAGCACAATCTGACAGGGCTACCGGTGGTACGCCGCGCCGATGGTTCGCTGGCGGGAATGATCACCCGCCAGGACATATTCGACCACGCGGACGAGGACCAGGCGGCCATGATCATGCAGAGGGAACATCTGTCCATCTCCCCCAAGGACTCGGTCGAGGACGCGGCCAGGCTCCTGGTCGAAGGGGGCATTCGCCACCTCCCGGTGGTCGAAGACAACCGTCTCGTGGGCATATTGACGCCGACGGACCTGCTGTGCATCGTGGAGAAAAGAGGGATCGATGCTCCGGTGGAGAGCGTCATACGCTCGCCCTGCGTCCCCATCTTCATGGAAACGCCCTTGGCGGCGGCGGCCGTAATACTGAAGGTCTCCAAGTCCACGGCGCTGCCGGTGCTTGACGATCAGGGGCGGCTGACCGGTATCATCACCGACCGGGACATATTCAACAAGAGCTACATCGAAGGCGCCACGGTCATATCCGACATGGGCATGGCCGAGGACGAGGACCAATGGTCCTGGGAAGGACTGCGCAACGTCATGAAGCTGTGGTACGAGGTATCCAAGATCGAACTGCCGGGCATGCCCATCAAGGAGATCATGGTCAAGGACCCCACCACCGTCTTCAAGAAGACCGCCATCTCGGAGGCGGCCCGCATCATGCGCAAGAACGACTTCGGACAGCTGCCGGTCAGGGACACCAAGGACTGTCTGCTGGCCATGATATACGATCACGACATCATTTCCGTGCTCATAAAGGAGTAA
- a CDS encoding 4Fe-4S binding protein, producing MVVKVNADECVGCGACEDSCPSGAISVDDIAVVDAAKCTDCGTCVEECPSSALAL from the coding sequence ATGGTTGTAAAGGTTAACGCGGACGAGTGTGTTGGTTGCGGAGCTTGCGAGGATTCCTGCCCCAGTGGGGCCATTTCCGTCGACGATATAGCTGTCGTCGACGCTGCGAAGTGCACGGACTGTGGCACTTGCGTAGAAGAGTGTCCCAGCAGCGCCTTGGCCTTGTAA